Part of the Syntrophorhabdaceae bacterium genome, ACGCCTATCTCTTTCAGGATATTTATGTTTGCATCTGTCAGGTGGTTTGGGTTCGTCTCAACGGATATCTCCATGATCTGATATGTCTTCTTTATCAGTTCAACGGCGCCGGCAAGCTCGTCGATGAGAATGGTAGGGGTGCCGCCGCCGACATAAAGGGCGCCGAAATCATAGCCCAGCTCCTTGTACATGACGATCTCTTTTCGCAGCGCCTCAAAGTAACGTCTCGCCAGCGTCTCCTCGAACACGACCCTGTTAAAGGAACAGTAAGGGCAAAGCTCCTCGCAGAAAGGGACGTGGACGTAGAGCAAAAGAGGCGTGTCGCTGCGCTTGCGCGGTATCGTATGTGATACGCGTGGTGAGAACTGGAGATAGTTGGCGTTCTTCTTTCGTGCGATATGTGCGATAATCTTTTCGATCAGCATAATGTACCAGGAATATATAACAACAAACAAAGAATGTTACGGCCTGGAGCCAAAAAAATCAAGTATATAATCGCGGTCAAATCATGAAAGTCTTGACTTGCCGGAGAGACATAGATAAAACATCACATTACTATTATGAGAACAATCCCGGTCATAGCTCTTTTGGGCATGGTAAGCATAATGGCTGCTTCACTCATCATGGCGCAGGAAAAGTCCGCAATGCCTCAGCAGGGATTTAAGGTTGTATCAGATGCAGAGGGCAAATCTTCCATTACCCCGAAAGAACGCTATCTGATCCGGGTGAAAACCCGCTCAGCCGTTGATGTCACCGGCTCAGTTGTACACATTGACAGGACCGCCAGAAACATCACCCTGAAGGGTAAGGGGAAGACCATAACGTTCGATATGATTAACCCCTCACTCATCGGGTATACAAGCCTTGATGAGGTTAAGACGGGGGATACGGTGACCGTCTCCTATACAAGGGATGGCTTACAGATACGAAAAGGTGTCCCTCCGGCGGCAACCCGGACAAAAACCGCTCATGCCAGGCCCGCGAAGGAACAGCCACCGGAACAAAAGAAAGCTGTACCAGCAGCCCCCGCACAGCCAAAGAAGCTGTCTATAAAAAAAGAGGCGAAAAAACCGCAGAAAACTGCCGCTATCCGGACAACACCTGTCAGGCTGAGGGATAGGCCGAGGTCTTCGGAGTTCGGGGATGTAGACAACAATAAGGACGGGAAGATTTCCGCAGTAGAATTGACCGTTATATTCCCTGACCTCATATTACAACAATTCAGGGAATATGATAAGAATGGGGACGGATTCCTCAATGAGCAAGAGTTCCGGGCCGCGAAAAAATACAGATAGACCCTGTGTTTTATTCTTTGTCCCCGATGAGAGGCAGTACCTTCTCGATCTTGAAATAGACGAGAAACCGTTTCTCATTCTTCTGGTCTTCGGGCACGGTATAGCTTTTTCTCCACCTGATCGCGTTGATCTTCTCGGGGTCTGACTCTTCCTTGATCCTCGTGAGGTAGAGCCGCTTNNNNNNNNNNNNNNNNNNNNNNNNNNNNNNNNNNNNNNNNNNNNNNNNNNNNNNNNNNNNNNNNNNNNNNNNNNNNNNNNNNNNNNNNNNNNNNNNNNNNTGAAATAGACGAGAAACCGTTTCTCATTCTTCTGGTCTTCGGGCACGGTATAGCTTTTTCTCCACCTGATCGCGTTGATCTTCTCGGGGTCTGACTCTTCCTTGATCCTCGTGAGGTAGAGCCGCTTGCCGACGAATTTTTCTCCCGACTCCATGAAAAGATATGCAGCATAGGGATTTGACCGGAGGTTTTTGTGGGTCAGTTTGTCGGTCATGATGTAGGCAATGGTCTCCTCATCGATGAAATGGGGCCGCGAATAGACCGCCACATCGACCTTGCCGTCAGCATCAGATGTCGCAAGCACGCCGCGTCCTGTTGCATTCTCAAAATATTCGCTGAGCTTCATATTCCCCTCCTTCATGGTATCGTTATCAACTACCCCCTGCCGGCAGCAGGATATCTTCAAGCGGATTTGATAAGTATAGCAAAGTTTCAAGCATGGTGATAGTATATAAATCATCCCATGATACCGGAGAGAATATCCGTAAAACTTGAGAGGGTAAAGGTCTTACGAGAGGGCAAGGAGGTACCTGGTGCCGTGGCTTACTGGATGAGCCGCGATCAGCGGGTAAACGACAATTGGGCCCTTGCCTTTGCCCAGGAACTCGCCATGAAAAGAAGGTCTCCCCTTGTTGTGATGTTCTCCCTGGCGCCCCAATTTCTCTATGCATCCGTGAGGCACTATGACTTTATGCTCATTGGTCTCAAAGAAACGGAACAAAAACTAAAGACCCTGAAGATACCCTTTTTTGCCATAACAGGGGAACCGGGGGATTCTGTCCCCCATTTCGTTGCAACAAGGCGTATCGCCTGTCTTGTGACGGATTTTGATCCTCTTCGCATCAAGCGGAAATGGAAAGAATATGTGGCAGCAGGAATCGAGATCCCTTTCTATGAGGTTGATGCCCATAACATTGTCCCCTGCCGGACAGCATCTCCCAGGCAGGATTTCGGGGCCTACACGATACGGAAGAAGATAGAGAGGCTGCTTCCCGGGTTTCTGGAAAAGTTCCCGAAACCGGCGGTCCATCCGTGGCAGCATGGAATAACGTGGACAAGGACAGACTGGGAAAGGCTCTCTGGAATGCTGCGTGCCAACCGGACCGTAAAGGCCGTGGATTGGATCGTGCCAGGAGAAAAGGCTGCCAAAAGGGCGCTCATGCATTTTATTAAAAAAAAGATCGCTCTTTATAACGCCGGCAGAAATGACCCGTCAAAGGATTGCCAATCCAGCCTCTCCCCTTACCTTCATTTCGGCCACCTATCGGCACAGCGTGTTGCCCTCGAAGTGATACAGAACGTTCCCGATGTCCCTGCGAGGTCGTCTTTCCTTGAAGAGCTGATCGTCCGGAGAGAGCTCTCTGACAATTTTTGTCTTTACAATCCCCGCTACGACAGCTTTGAGGGATTCCCTGAATGGGCAAAGACAACGCTCAATGCCCACAGGAAGGACAAAAGGGCCTACAGGTACGGTATGGAGGAGTTTGAAGAGGGCAGGACCCACGACGACCTCTGGAACGCCGCCCAGTTTGAGATGGTCATAAAGGGCAAGATGCACGGCTACATGAGGATGTACTGGGCAAAGAAGATACTCGAATGGTCAGGATCGCCTGAAGAGGCGATGGAAACGGCAATATACCTGAACAACCGCTACGAACTCGACGGGAGGGACCCGAACGGATATGCCGGCATTGCCTGGAGCATAGGGGGCGTACACGACAGGGCATGGGGTGAGCGGAATATTTTTGGCAAAATCAGGTACATGAGTTATAATGGATGCAAATCAAAATTCGATATCAGACGCTACATTCAAAATGTTAGTGCCCTGAAAAAAAGGGATTAGCCATTACACCGGAGAGAACATGAAGAAGTATAATG contains:
- a CDS encoding deoxyribodipyrimidine photo-lyase translates to MIPERISVKLERVKVLREGKEVPGAVAYWMSRDQRVNDNWALAFAQELAMKRRSPLVVMFSLAPQFLYASVRHYDFMLIGLKETEQKLKTLKIPFFAITGEPGDSVPHFVATRRIACLVTDFDPLRIKRKWKEYVAAGIEIPFYEVDAHNIVPCRTASPRQDFGAYTIRKKIERLLPGFLEKFPKPAVHPWQHGITWTRTDWERLSGMLRANRTVKAVDWIVPGEKAAKRALMHFIKKKIALYNAGRNDPSKDCQSSLSPYLHFGHLSAQRVALEVIQNVPDVPARSSFLEELIVRRELSDNFCLYNPRYDSFEGFPEWAKTTLNAHRKDKRAYRYGMEEFEEGRTHDDLWNAAQFEMVIKGKMHGYMRMYWAKKILEWSGSPEEAMETAIYLNNRYELDGRDPNGYAGIAWSIGGVHDRAWGERNIFGKIRYMSYNGCKSKFDIRRYIQNVSALKKRD
- a CDS encoding pyridoxamine 5'-phosphate oxidase family protein, producing MKLSEYFENATGRGVLATSDADGKVDVAVYSRPHFIDEETIAYIMTDKLTHKNLRSNPYAAYLFMESGEKFVGKRLYLTRIKEESDPEKINAIRWRKSYTVPEDQKNEKRFLVYF